The Hymenobacter sp. GOD-10R genome includes a window with the following:
- a CDS encoding T9SS type A sorting domain-containing protein has protein sequence MHFFPTLSSPTTRKNRLLTTGIMAAFALAAMPAQAQLVAFPGAEGYGRFATGGRGGQVVEVTNLNDSGAGSFRDAFNQFPGQPLTIVFRVGGVIDLKTAIRPSRSNVTIAGQTAPGDGICLKRSTFKLFGNNIIVRYIRSRPGDIQGSNSPAVYGMNMENCKNFIVDHCSLSWAIEEVGTFYDNKYSTVQWSIFSESLNSSFNGKGDHGYAGVWGGQYSSYHHNLVAHHHSRTIRFNGSRAHDTTAIVDYRNNVIYNWGNNNAAYGNEVEINGGSGQLNLVNNYYKAGPATPASRAKLIFDNTNAYDAANPNKPFATVYANGNYVNNYPAVTADNWNGGIVARYYPVAALLQFKQAAPTAGLAPITTQTAEDAYLAVLENAGATLPKRDVVDARIVNETRTGTATGSSPGGSDTYGLNQGIIDTQEAVGGWPLYNNGTAPTDTDHDGMPDTWEVNNSLNPNDPTDRNNLSSTGYTMLETYLNSLVPTTVLANRSRAEQLSVKVYPNPTQKSLTVTHPAFKGTTNITLYTFEGRRVTVVAVQPGTTSTQLTLPTLAAGHYLVRLTNGQETLSTTFIKQ, from the coding sequence ATGCATTTCTTTCCTACTCTTTCCTCCCCCACTACCCGAAAAAACCGGTTGCTCACGACGGGCATTATGGCTGCATTTGCGCTAGCCGCCATGCCTGCGCAGGCGCAGCTAGTTGCCTTTCCGGGCGCCGAGGGCTACGGTCGCTTTGCCACCGGCGGTCGGGGCGGGCAAGTGGTTGAGGTCACGAACCTGAACGACTCGGGCGCGGGCAGCTTTCGGGATGCGTTCAACCAATTTCCGGGGCAGCCTCTTACCATTGTGTTTCGGGTGGGCGGTGTTATTGATCTCAAGACGGCGATCCGACCTAGCCGCTCGAATGTGACTATTGCTGGCCAAACGGCACCTGGCGACGGTATCTGCCTGAAGCGAAGCACCTTCAAGCTTTTCGGCAACAACATCATCGTGCGTTACATCCGCTCTCGGCCCGGCGACATCCAAGGCTCGAACAGCCCCGCCGTGTACGGCATGAACATGGAGAACTGCAAGAACTTCATCGTCGACCACTGCTCGCTGAGCTGGGCCATTGAGGAGGTCGGCACCTTCTACGACAACAAATACTCGACGGTGCAGTGGTCGATTTTCAGCGAAAGCCTAAACTCGTCCTTCAACGGCAAGGGCGACCACGGCTACGCCGGCGTATGGGGCGGGCAGTATTCCTCCTACCACCACAACCTAGTGGCCCACCACCACAGCCGCACCATCCGCTTCAACGGGTCCCGAGCCCACGACACCACGGCCATTGTCGATTACCGCAACAACGTCATTTATAACTGGGGCAACAACAACGCTGCCTATGGCAATGAGGTTGAGATTAATGGCGGTTCGGGGCAGCTGAACCTAGTGAATAACTACTACAAAGCAGGCCCTGCCACCCCCGCCTCGCGCGCCAAACTCATCTTCGATAACACGAATGCGTACGACGCCGCCAACCCCAACAAGCCCTTTGCCACGGTGTATGCCAATGGCAACTACGTAAACAACTACCCCGCCGTGACGGCCGACAACTGGAACGGCGGCATTGTGGCGCGCTACTACCCAGTGGCGGCCCTGCTTCAATTCAAACAAGCGGCCCCCACCGCAGGCCTAGCTCCCATCACCACCCAAACCGCGGAAGATGCTTACCTAGCCGTATTGGAAAATGCTGGGGCCACATTGCCCAAGCGCGACGTCGTGGACGCGCGCATCGTGAACGAAACGCGTACGGGCACCGCTACCGGCAGCAGCCCTGGTGGCTCTGATACCTACGGCCTCAACCAAGGCATCATCGACACGCAGGAAGCGGTGGGCGGCTGGCCCTTGTACAACAACGGCACCGCCCCCACCGATACCGACCATGATGGCATGCCCGACACTTGGGAAGTAAACAATAGCCTGAACCCCAATGACCCTACTGACCGCAACAACCTGAGCAGCACTGGCTACACCATGCTGGAGACCTACCTCAACAGCCTAGTGCCCACCACTGTGCTAGCCAACCGCTCACGCGCTGAGCAGCTCAGCGTGAAGGTCTACCCGAATCCCACGCAAAAGAGTCTAACCGTGACGCACCCCGCCTTTAAGGGTACGACCAACATCACGCTCTACACGTTCGAGGGTCGGCGCGTGACGGTCGTAGCCGTACAGCCAGGCACCACTAGCACCCAACTGACGCTTCCCACCTTAGCCGCCGGCCACTACTTGGTGCGCTTAACTAATGGTCAGGAAACGCTCTCCACTACTTTCATCAAGCAATAG
- a CDS encoding tetratricopeptide repeat-containing sensor histidine kinase codes for MAACFLRGWLVALLNFSALAAPAQSRRLHGLWQQLARHPAPDAARERLLWQLAFEEELPRTRQDSLARLAETLAHRVGDTSGALLRQLVAARRRMQAGEHEAAQAQLQALLPATQRLHDPWLRTQLLFVLGRNQWGTTHHARAEGYWLAAWAVAQRQPDLALRARSTWLLGTFYSDYARAMEWLFRSLHLAEQADDQAAQANAFSSLAYNYAQLGDPMQAQAYYQRALRLNQAIQSPPGVLRVLLNSSEFYLEQGQAERARRGYEQALAYARYPQDQMTVAGGLAQVYTQLGHYALARQHAQRALQLAHQLHDVGAITTLYGTLANLLLHVGQLDSARLYGERAYARRPPGSRQPIMRDVCQILAQTYARQGNFSRAYQFQLRYDTYRDTLTSQQVLTRAKQAAARYQLAQQRARARLRSRDQEVVRLRQQRTLAVGASLLVLLAVGAGLAAVRARQRRLLREAELRTRIAADLHDEVGALLTRVTMRAELLHDSHSGLPDAGTEALLTDSRAALTTMRDVVWSIDAGADTVGALLDRLRDHLDQTTTSTTLRTLLTTDGLLDTEPLAPQMRQHLYLLAKEAITNVVRHAPEATELDVRIGRNRDGLWLQVLDNGPASVRPPGVGGLGLRSMQQRAQALGGQLRVGPRPDGPGWEVRLAVIS; via the coding sequence ATGGCTGCTTGTTTCCTGCGCGGGTGGTTAGTTGCCCTGCTGAATTTCTCGGCGCTAGCTGCTCCGGCACAGTCGCGGCGGCTACACGGCCTCTGGCAACAGCTCGCCCGGCACCCCGCCCCCGACGCTGCGCGTGAACGACTGCTCTGGCAGCTAGCTTTTGAGGAGGAGCTGCCCCGCACCCGGCAAGATTCGCTTGCTAGGCTTGCCGAAACGCTGGCTCACCGAGTAGGCGATACCAGCGGAGCCTTGCTAAGGCAACTGGTCGCGGCCCGGCGACGCATGCAAGCTGGCGAGCATGAAGCGGCCCAAGCGCAACTACAAGCTTTACTGCCCGCTACTCAGCGCCTACACGACCCTTGGTTGCGGACGCAGCTGCTCTTTGTGCTAGGCCGCAACCAGTGGGGTACCACCCACCATGCCCGCGCCGAGGGGTATTGGTTGGCCGCCTGGGCCGTAGCCCAGCGTCAGCCCGACCTCGCCCTGCGCGCCCGCAGCACGTGGCTACTCGGCACCTTCTATAGTGATTATGCCCGGGCCATGGAGTGGCTGTTTCGCAGCCTGCACCTAGCAGAGCAAGCCGATGACCAAGCCGCGCAAGCTAACGCCTTCAGCAGCCTAGCCTATAACTATGCTCAGCTAGGGGATCCAATGCAGGCGCAGGCTTATTATCAGCGGGCACTACGTCTTAACCAGGCCATCCAGAGTCCACCAGGGGTGCTGCGGGTGCTGCTCAACTCAAGCGAGTTTTACCTGGAGCAGGGCCAAGCCGAGCGCGCCCGCCGCGGCTACGAGCAAGCATTAGCCTACGCTCGTTATCCTCAAGATCAGATGACGGTGGCCGGGGGGCTAGCGCAGGTTTATACGCAGCTAGGTCATTATGCCTTGGCTCGTCAGCACGCGCAACGAGCGCTGCAGCTAGCCCACCAGCTGCACGACGTAGGAGCCATTACGACGCTCTATGGCACGTTGGCCAACCTGCTGCTGCACGTCGGCCAACTCGACAGCGCCCGCCTCTACGGGGAGCGAGCGTACGCGCGGCGTCCCCCTGGTAGTCGGCAACCGATTATGCGCGATGTGTGCCAGATACTAGCGCAGACCTATGCCCGGCAAGGAAATTTTTCCCGCGCTTACCAGTTCCAGCTGCGCTACGACACGTACCGCGATACGCTCACCAGCCAGCAGGTGCTGACCCGCGCCAAGCAGGCCGCTGCGCGCTACCAACTAGCCCAGCAGCGGGCCCGGGCGCGGCTACGCAGCCGCGACCAAGAAGTGGTGCGGTTACGCCAGCAACGCACGCTGGCCGTGGGCGCCAGTCTGCTCGTGCTGCTGGCCGTGGGCGCCGGGCTAGCTGCCGTGCGGGCGCGCCAGCGCCGCCTGCTCCGCGAAGCAGAGCTGCGCACCCGCATTGCTGCCGACCTGCACGATGAGGTAGGGGCGCTGCTCACGCGGGTGACGATGCGCGCGGAGCTGCTTCACGACAGCCATTCAGGCCTGCCAGATGCTGGTACCGAGGCCCTGCTCACTGACAGCCGCGCGGCCCTAACCACCATGCGTGACGTGGTATGGAGCATCGATGCGGGGGCTGACACCGTTGGGGCGTTACTCGACCGTCTGCGCGACCACCTAGACCAAACCACCACCTCCACTACGCTGCGCACTCTTCTCACAACCGATGGCTTGCTAGATACCGAGCCCCTAGCACCGCAAATGCGCCAGCACTTATACTTACTTGCGAAGGAGGCCATTACTAACGTCGTGCGCCATGCGCCAGAGGCAACTGAGCTGGACGTGCGCATTGGTCGGAACCGGGACGGTCTGTGGCTGCAAGTCTTAGACAATGGTCCCGCTTCCGTCCGTCCACCCGGCGTGGGAGGCCTCGGGCTGCGCAGTATGCAGCAACGGGCCCAGGCCCTGGGCGGGCAGCTCCGGGTGGGCCCGCGCCCCGATGGGCCTGGCTGGGAAGTTCGGCTGGCAGTGATATCCTAG
- a CDS encoding response regulator transcription factor, giving the protein MTPPYRLVIIEDDPTVRELLHGYLGRQPELECVLVADSAEALLAWLPDAVQPPQLILLDIHLPGRSGLDILPRLRQLAPDAEVVMQTVFEDSASIFEALRRGASGYLLKSTPLPALKAALLDVMQGGAPMSRAVARQVLAHFRPRPLTPSAVLTEREHEIVQNLVAGLSEKHVALHLGISVQTVHSHIKSIYRKLHVSSRGELLSRLR; this is encoded by the coding sequence ATGACGCCTCCCTACCGCTTGGTTATTATTGAAGACGATCCTACCGTGCGCGAGTTGTTGCACGGCTACCTAGGTCGTCAGCCCGAGCTCGAGTGCGTGCTCGTAGCAGACTCGGCGGAAGCCCTGCTGGCGTGGCTGCCCGACGCCGTGCAGCCCCCGCAGCTCATCCTGCTCGATATTCACTTGCCGGGGCGTAGCGGCCTAGACATCCTGCCCCGCCTGCGCCAGCTAGCTCCCGACGCCGAGGTGGTGATGCAAACCGTATTTGAGGATTCTGCCAGCATCTTCGAGGCCCTGCGCCGCGGGGCCAGCGGGTATTTGCTCAAAAGCACTCCGCTGCCGGCCCTCAAGGCGGCCTTGTTAGACGTTATGCAGGGCGGGGCCCCGATGAGCCGAGCCGTGGCTCGGCAGGTGCTCGCGCACTTTCGGCCGCGCCCACTGACACCCTCAGCCGTGCTGACAGAGCGCGAGCATGAAATTGTACAGAACCTCGTAGCGGGCTTGAGCGAAAAGCATGTGGCCCTTCATCTGGGTATCTCCGTGCAAACGGTACATAGTCATATCAAAAGCATCTACCGCAAGCTGCACGTGAGCAGCCGCGGCGAGTTGCTCAGCCGTCTGCGCTAA
- a CDS encoding FG-GAP-like repeat-containing protein yields the protein MQNIFPRLRLLLASLLLGWLPFVTTPLAAAGYPFTSETPTHHWGAFPTVPAPRLLSQPDVAPRRQPLAVAAPKMASGRRAEPVTIVSLVRAGASPNGSRTLSYTLTLSDNVSGLSTANFRVITGSDQYPSVQNIIGSGAHYFITVSYGGRGSIPVQLILANSTGVTPTISGLPFAGEAYLVDRTLPPLDPPLISPTGFVKSPVTIEGYTEAYGRVSVYDSPSGTLRGTATADGSSRWHLPPAPFAEGIHTIYSYVTDVSGNRSGTRFQQFTVDNTPPQVTLSGPTGSWTSANPIPFTITFSESVENFTASDVHVLGGTVSSFTGNGTSYQVSVTPTSSTVQLNVPADVAQDPAGNGNLASTQFNVVYLAPVQVLGISRLDPPTIDAASVRYRILFSARPNAVSLTLNNFSLATTGLTGASLSSIGGGGLVFEVTVHTGTGSGTLRLDLTNSDGVMPGIANVPFQGETYVVQRPTAFRVVSTSPTRQALTAARSTNVAVTFNQPVSSTSASNVHVYSAQAGGRKASSVSGSGSTVTLDPSSDFKPGETVSVTVPSTVRSTGELAAMPYVYQFTTQVSGGTGSFGGGTNLAANAGAHSVAAADVDGDGDLDLLTTNERGNTVSVGLNNGMGTYTAGPAISVGRGPYHLATGDLDGDGDLDLVTANSSTIFPSTVSVRLNNGQGDFSSGSDVEVGRNPHGVALADVDGDGDLDLLADNYVANDQSAYSEVSVRLNDGTGRFSGTQQVRVGTRPLSIAVGDVDGDGDLDFVTANSNSTTASVRLNDGTGSFSGSLEVAVGANPESVALADIDVDGDLDLLVANAVMGTVSVVRNDGTGSFGSGQSIPVGPHPVGLVLSDVDGDGDLDVVTANAEASTASVRLNNGLGSFAAGSEVAVGNAPSGLVLADLDGDGDLDLATGNSASSSTSVRLNQNSGARVLANTNASATRLSEQLQVYPNPARKQVQLVLPAALTAAASPLQVTLYNSLGQAVLARTLVAPTTQPALALSSLPTGIYRLQVRAGQQQQTCSLQIE from the coding sequence ATGCAAAACATATTCCCTCGGCTCCGCCTGCTGCTGGCCAGTCTGCTCCTGGGGTGGCTGCCCTTCGTTACGACCCCACTCGCCGCGGCGGGCTATCCATTTACTTCCGAAACGCCTACCCATCACTGGGGAGCCTTCCCAACGGTTCCAGCCCCGCGCCTTCTCTCTCAGCCGGACGTGGCCCCGCGCCGGCAGCCCCTAGCTGTAGCCGCGCCAAAAATGGCCAGTGGACGGCGCGCCGAACCCGTTACGATCGTCTCGCTGGTGCGAGCTGGCGCATCACCGAACGGCTCGCGTACGCTGTCCTATACGCTCACGCTGTCGGATAACGTAAGCGGCCTGTCGACCGCCAATTTTAGGGTTATCACCGGTTCAGATCAATATCCTTCCGTTCAGAACATCATAGGATCTGGGGCTCACTACTTCATTACGGTTAGCTATGGAGGCCGCGGCTCGATTCCTGTCCAACTGATCCTAGCAAATAGTACGGGCGTCACCCCCACTATTAGCGGCCTTCCCTTTGCCGGTGAGGCGTACCTTGTTGACCGCACGCTCCCGCCGTTGGACCCACCCTTAATTAGTCCAACGGGCTTCGTCAAGAGTCCCGTTACGATTGAGGGATATACCGAAGCTTATGGCCGCGTTTCAGTCTATGACTCGCCGTCAGGCACGTTGCGAGGCACGGCAACGGCCGACGGAAGTAGCAGATGGCATCTACCGCCCGCGCCATTTGCGGAGGGCATCCATACTATTTATAGCTATGTAACGGATGTTTCTGGCAACAGAAGTGGAACGAGGTTCCAGCAATTTACCGTGGATAATACGCCCCCACAGGTGACGCTTAGTGGGCCCACGGGTAGTTGGACCAGCGCAAATCCGATTCCCTTCACTATTACTTTTTCCGAGAGCGTAGAAAACTTCACCGCCAGTGACGTACACGTGCTTGGGGGTACGGTGAGTAGCTTCACCGGCAATGGTACTAGTTACCAAGTAAGCGTGACGCCCACTAGCTCGACAGTGCAGTTGAACGTACCCGCGGACGTGGCGCAAGACCCAGCGGGCAACGGCAACCTAGCCTCCACGCAGTTCAACGTTGTTTACTTGGCGCCTGTACAGGTACTGGGTATTTCGCGCCTGGACCCGCCCACCATCGACGCGGCTAGTGTACGCTACCGGATTCTCTTCTCCGCCCGTCCGAACGCAGTGAGCCTGACCTTAAATAATTTCAGCCTAGCCACAACGGGACTCACAGGCGCGAGCCTGAGCAGCATCGGGGGCGGTGGGCTTGTGTTTGAAGTTACGGTCCATACGGGCACGGGCAGCGGTACCCTGCGCTTGGATCTGACCAACTCGGACGGGGTGATGCCTGGTATTGCCAACGTTCCTTTTCAGGGCGAAACGTATGTTGTGCAGCGGCCCACGGCGTTCAGAGTCGTAAGCACCAGCCCCACCCGGCAGGCCTTGACGGCGGCGCGGTCCACAAACGTGGCCGTGACCTTCAACCAGCCGGTGAGCAGCACCAGCGCCAGCAACGTGCACGTGTACTCGGCGCAAGCGGGTGGCCGCAAAGCCAGCAGCGTGAGCGGCAGCGGCAGCACCGTGACGCTAGACCCTAGCTCCGATTTTAAACCCGGCGAAACCGTCTCCGTGACCGTTCCGAGTACCGTGCGCAGCACAGGTGAGCTAGCTGCTATGCCGTACGTGTATCAGTTCACCACCCAAGTCTCCGGCGGCACGGGCAGCTTCGGCGGCGGTACCAACCTAGCCGCAAATGCCGGCGCCCACAGCGTAGCCGCCGCCGACGTAGATGGGGATGGCGACCTAGACCTGCTTACCACCAACGAGCGGGGCAATACCGTGAGCGTAGGGCTGAACAACGGCATGGGCACCTACACGGCCGGCCCGGCTATCAGCGTGGGGCGCGGCCCCTACCACCTCGCTACCGGCGACCTGGACGGCGACGGCGACCTAGATCTAGTAACGGCCAACTCCAGCACCATCTTCCCCAGCACCGTGAGCGTCCGCCTCAACAACGGACAAGGAGATTTCAGCAGCGGCTCAGACGTGGAAGTAGGCCGTAACCCGCACGGCGTCGCCCTGGCCGACGTAGACGGCGACGGGGACCTCGACCTGCTGGCTGACAACTACGTAGCCAACGATCAGAGTGCCTATAGTGAGGTGAGCGTGCGCCTGAACGACGGCACTGGGCGCTTTAGTGGCACCCAGCAGGTGCGCGTGGGCACACGCCCCCTGAGCATAGCCGTGGGTGACGTGGATGGCGACGGCGACCTGGATTTCGTGACGGCCAACTCCAACAGCACCACTGCCAGCGTGCGCCTCAACGATGGCACGGGCAGCTTTAGCGGCAGCCTGGAGGTAGCCGTGGGCGCGAACCCCGAGAGCGTGGCGCTAGCCGATATTGATGTCGATGGGGACCTTGACCTGCTGGTAGCCAACGCCGTGATGGGTACGGTGAGCGTGGTGCGCAACGATGGCACGGGCAGCTTTGGCAGCGGTCAATCAATACCGGTCGGCCCGCACCCGGTCGGGTTGGTGCTGAGCGATGTGGATGGCGACGGCGACCTGGATGTGGTGACGGCAAATGCCGAGGCCAGCACCGCCAGCGTACGACTGAACAATGGGCTAGGCAGCTTTGCGGCGGGTTCAGAAGTTGCGGTGGGCAACGCCCCTTCTGGCTTAGTGCTGGCAGACCTAGATGGCGACGGCGACCTAGACTTAGCAACCGGTAACAGCGCCAGTAGCTCGACGAGCGTGCGCCTGAACCAAAACAGCGGCGCCCGCGTGCTGGCAAACACCAACGCTAGCGCCACCCGGCTAAGCGAGCAGCTACAGGTTTACCCAAACCCCGCCCGCAAGCAGGTGCAGTTAGTACTGCCCGCTGCGCTAACCGCAGCGGCGAGTCCGCTTCAGGTGACGCTTTACAACAGTCTGGGTCAGGCGGTGCTGGCGCGCACACTTGTAGCGCCTACAACTCAGCCAGCGCTGGCGCTATCGTCGCTGCCCACAGGAATTTATCGCTTGCAGGTGCGGGCGGGGCAGCAGCAACAGACCTGCTCCTTGCAAATCGAGTAA
- a CDS encoding MOSC domain-containing protein yields the protein MQIVSVNVGLPRQVQWQGKTVSTSIFKEPVTGPVAVLAEHLAGDGQADLRVHGGPNKAVYAYPLEHYAYWQTLVPPELLVPGALGENLTTTGLLESEVRMGDCFRAGTAVLMAVQPRQPCFKLGIRLRDERVVKQFQEARRSGIYFRVLQTGVLQAGDTLELIERSAHAVTVQDVADCHFLPQKDFAKLEQILALPFLPTSLRERFEKMAAAQNG from the coding sequence ATGCAAATCGTTTCCGTAAACGTTGGGCTGCCACGGCAAGTGCAGTGGCAGGGGAAAACCGTATCCACGAGCATTTTTAAAGAACCCGTAACAGGACCCGTGGCGGTACTCGCCGAACACTTGGCTGGCGACGGCCAAGCCGACCTGCGGGTACACGGTGGGCCTAACAAAGCCGTGTACGCCTACCCGCTGGAACACTACGCCTATTGGCAAACGCTAGTGCCGCCGGAGTTGCTAGTACCCGGCGCACTGGGCGAGAACTTGACCACAACGGGCCTGCTTGAAAGTGAAGTGCGGATGGGCGACTGTTTCCGGGCGGGCACGGCGGTGCTCATGGCCGTGCAGCCCCGTCAGCCCTGCTTTAAGCTAGGTATTCGGCTGCGCGACGAGCGGGTGGTGAAGCAGTTTCAGGAGGCGCGGCGAAGCGGCATTTACTTCCGGGTACTGCAAACCGGGGTGCTGCAAGCCGGCGACACGCTGGAACTAATCGAACGTTCCGCGCATGCCGTCACAGTTCAGGACGTTGCCGACTGCCACTTCCTGCCCCAAAAAGACTTCGCCAAGCTGGAGCAGATTCTCGCCCTGCCTTTCTTGCCCACATCGTTGCGGGAAAGGTTTGAGAAGATGGCCGCCGCGCAGAATGGTTAG
- a CDS encoding RagB/SusD family nutrient uptake outer membrane protein codes for MNKITPAYPIRRRALPMLAVLGLTLGLSVSCSDFLNVQPQGQPVVAEFFKNQSDAAAAVSSCYAKLREYNLVAFNWLSVTTLPSDDADKGSVPGDGDYLNDYSFFRFTATAGSAEGYWLGQYQQVLLCNQVIVNVPNIDMDAGLRSRYVAEVQFLRALAYFNLVRAYGGVPLYTKPAVTSDEQNIPRASRDEVYALIISDLTAAAGILPVSYPSSDVGRVTKGAALSLLAKAQLYQKNYTASLAASDQVLNLGYSLVPDFYRMFRIEGENGPESIFEVQCTSLPGNCDVANSYWAEAQMARPQLGWGFCTPSADLAAAFEPGDKRKLGTIMERGTTTPDGDFIDNSNSNERYNMKAYVPNSVDKSCGYGRDQNIRVLRFGEVLLLNAEAANEVGQTAKALAAVNRVRARAGLGALSNSLSQEQLRQAIWQERRVELALEYGDRYFDLVRQGRAATVLKSRGFVAGKSEVFPIPLSQIQLSGGKLTQNPGY; via the coding sequence ATGAACAAGATTACACCTGCGTACCCGATCCGGCGCCGGGCGTTGCCGATGCTAGCCGTGCTAGGTCTGACGCTCGGCCTGAGCGTATCGTGCAGCGACTTCCTCAACGTGCAGCCCCAGGGCCAGCCTGTAGTAGCTGAGTTCTTCAAAAACCAAAGCGACGCCGCGGCGGCCGTTAGCTCCTGCTACGCCAAACTGCGCGAATACAACCTGGTAGCCTTCAACTGGCTCTCCGTCACGACGCTGCCGTCCGACGACGCCGACAAGGGTAGCGTGCCTGGCGACGGCGACTACCTAAACGACTACTCGTTTTTCCGCTTCACCGCTACCGCCGGCTCGGCCGAGGGCTACTGGCTGGGGCAGTATCAGCAAGTACTGCTCTGCAACCAGGTTATTGTGAATGTGCCCAACATCGACATGGATGCTGGCCTGCGCAGTCGTTACGTTGCCGAGGTGCAGTTTCTGCGGGCGCTGGCTTACTTCAACCTAGTGCGGGCTTACGGCGGTGTGCCGCTCTACACCAAACCCGCCGTGACGAGTGACGAGCAGAACATTCCGCGGGCTAGTCGTGATGAAGTATATGCGCTTATTATCAGCGACCTAACCGCTGCGGCTGGCATCTTGCCGGTGTCGTACCCGAGCAGCGACGTGGGGCGGGTGACTAAAGGCGCGGCTTTGTCGCTGCTGGCGAAGGCGCAGCTCTACCAGAAAAACTATACCGCTTCGCTGGCTGCCTCCGATCAAGTGCTGAACCTAGGCTACTCGCTGGTGCCGGATTTTTACCGCATGTTCCGCATTGAGGGCGAGAACGGGCCAGAGTCGATTTTCGAGGTGCAGTGCACGTCCTTGCCCGGCAATTGCGACGTGGCCAATTCCTACTGGGCCGAAGCCCAAATGGCGCGGCCGCAGCTAGGCTGGGGTTTCTGCACGCCTTCCGCTGACCTAGCCGCCGCCTTTGAGCCCGGCGACAAACGCAAGCTAGGTACCATCATGGAGCGCGGCACTACTACGCCCGACGGCGACTTCATCGACAACAGCAACTCCAACGAGCGCTACAACATGAAGGCCTACGTGCCTAACTCCGTCGATAAATCGTGCGGCTACGGCCGCGACCAAAACATTCGGGTGCTGCGCTTTGGCGAGGTGCTGCTGCTCAACGCCGAAGCCGCCAACGAAGTAGGCCAAACCGCCAAAGCCCTAGCCGCCGTGAACCGCGTGCGCGCCCGCGCCGGCCTAGGTGCGCTCAGCAATAGCCTCTCGCAAGAGCAGCTCCGTCAAGCCATTTGGCAAGAGCGCCGCGTGGAGCTAGCTCTCGAATACGGCGACCGGTACTTCGACCTGGTGCGCCAGGGCCGCGCCGCCACCGTGCTGAAAAGCCGCGGCTTTGTGGCGGGCAAAAGTGAAGTCTTTCCCATCCCGCTGAGCCAAATTCAGCTGAGTGGCGGCAAGCTGACGCAGAACCCAGGATATTAA